The nucleotide window GCTTCGCCGGCGTTGCCGCTTCGTGTCCATCCAGCCGCCAGGCTACTTTGCATGGGGTTGTTTTCGATATTTTAGCTGAGGGGTGCGCGGAGCCCGGCGGCCGATGATGAGGCGAGGGCGCGCGATACGAGGATGCGCCGCCGCCACGCCTTCCCCCTCACGCCGTCTTCGCCGCTTTCAATCCGAGCCGCGCTTCCACCGCCTCCCGCATCAGAAACTTCTGTATCTTCCCCGTCACCGTCATCGGGAACTCGTCGACGAATTCGACGTAGCGCGGGATCTTGTTGTGGGCGATCTGGCCTTGGCAGAAGGCGCGGACCTCGTCGGCGGTGAGCGTATCGCCGGGACGCGTGCGGATCCAGGCACAGAGCTCTTCGCCATAGCGATCATCCGCAACGCCAAAGATCTGCACGTCCTGGATTTTGGGATGGCGATAGAGGAACTCCTCGATCTCTCTTGGATAGAGGTTTTCGCCGCCGCGGATCACCATGTCCTTGATGCGGCCGACGATGTTGCAATAGCCCTCCGCGTCGATCACGGCGAGGTCGCCGGTGTGCATCCAGCCATTGGCGTCGAGCACGTCGGCGGTCTTTTCCGCCTCGTCCCAATAGCCCAGCATGACGCTGTAGCCGCGGGTGCAGAGTTCGCCGCGCTCGCCGCGCGGCACCACGCGTCCCTCGAGGTCGACCACCTTGACCTCGACATGCGGATGAATCCGCCCGACGGTCGACACCCGCCGTTCCAGCGGATCATCGGTCGAACTCTGGAAACTGACCGGCGACGTCTCGGTCATGCCATAGGCGATCGTCACCTCGCCCATGTTCATCTCGTTGTTGACGCGCTTCATCACTTCGATGGGGCAGGGCGCGCCCGCCATGATGCCGGTGCGCAGCGATTTCAGGTCGAAGCGCGCAAACTCTGGATGATCGAGCTCGGCAATGAACATGGTCGGTACGCCGTACAGCGCCGTGCATTTCTCCTGTTCGATGGTCTGCAGCGTCGCCAGCGGATCAAAGCCTTCGCCGGGATAGACCATGGCGGCGCCCAGCGTGACGGAGGCGAGGTTGCCCATCACCATGCCGAAGCAGTGATAGAGCGGCACCGGAATGCAGATCCGGTCTTTCTCGGTCAGCCGCATCGCGCGGCCGACGAAATAGCCGTTGTTGAGGATGTTGTGATGCGTCAGCGTCACGCCCTTCGGCGAGCCCGTGGTGCCGCTGGTAAATTGAATGTTGACGGCGTCGTCGAACTGCAGCGTCTTCGAAAGCTCGGCAAGCTGCTCGCGATGCCGCGCCCCGCCCATCCGCGCCACGTCATCGAACGCGATCGTGCCGGGGCATTTCGGCCCGCCGATCTGGATCACCGTGCGCAGTTGTGGCAGCCGCGTTGCGTTCAATTCGCCGGGCTGCGAGGTCGCGAGTTCGGGCAACAGCGTGTTCAGCATCTCCATGTAGTTGGAAGTCTTGAAGGCGGTCGCCGTGACGATCGCCGCGCAGCCGACTTTCGCCAGCGCGAATTCGAGTTCGCTGAGGCGATAGGCGGGATTGATGGTGACCAGAATTAGGCCGGCCTTGGCGGCGGCGAATTGCGTCAGCGTCCATTCCGGGCGGTTGAGTGACCACACCCCGATCCGCGCGCCGCGTTCGAGGCCAAGCGCGAGAAAGCCCGCCGCCAGCGCGTCGACGCGCCCAGCAAATTCCTTCCACGTCCAGCGCACGCCATGGCTCGGCGAAACCAGCGCGTCGCGATCGCTCCAGCGATGAGCGGCCCGATCGAGGCAGCCGCCAATGGTGTCGCCGAGCAGGGACGCGTCGGAAATGCCGGAGACGTAGCTGTGGATGGTGTCGGTCAAATCATATCTCCAAGTGTTGAGAAAGTATGCGTCGCGATTGCAACTGCGCTCTCTCCCCCGCAAGGGGGGAGGGAACGGAGGGAGTGCGCCGTGACGCACGAAGAGGAAAAGCGATCACGGCGCCGTCTGCAATTAAGCCGCCTTCTGCCCGGCATCGAGCCCGGCATAAACCCCGCGCTCAAACCCCGCAAAGGCTTCCAGGCACCTGGCATCGGCGAACGGCAACAACTGCATCAGGATGACGCCGGCGACGTCGCGCGCCGGATCGATCCAGAAGTAGGTGTTGGCGAGGCCGGCCCAGGCGAGACTCCCGGCGCTGCGGCCCTCCGGCGTCTTGGCGGTGTTGATGAGGAAGGAGAGTCCCCACTTCTTGACCATGTCAGGGTAGAGATCGACATCGTTGGTGTAGATCGGCGCGACCGTCACCATCTTGCCCATGGTGAGTTCGCCGATGTTGTTCTGGCTCATCAGCGCGACCGTCTCCGGCTTCAGCAGCTGGTTGCCGTTGCCGCGGCCTTTGTTGAGGATCATCTGGGTGAATTTGATGTAGTCGCCGGCCGTGCCATAGAGGCCGCCGCCACCCATGTGGAATTCTGGATTCTGTTCCAGCTCGAACGGCATCGGCGCCAGCGATCCATCTTCGCCGCGCGCATGCATGCCGACCAGCCGCTGGCGCATGGAGTCGGTGATCTTGAAAGCCGTATCGTTCATGCCGAGCGGCGTGAGCATGTTATCGCGCAAATACGCATCGAGCCGCGTGCCGGTCACCGCTTCCACCGCCTTGCCGACGAAGTCGATGTTGGTGCCGTATTCCCAGCGCGTGCCGGGCTCGCTCATGATCGGCGTTTTCAGCGCGGCGTTCAGGCAGGTGGTGATAGCCGGGGTTCCGGTCTTGTCGAGATACGTCGCACACACTTCGCTCCACATGTTGTAGGCGAAGCCCGCGGTGTGGGTCATCAGATGGCGCAGCGTGATCGGCTTGGTGGCGGGACGCAGCTTCGGCTCGCCAGTGGCGTCGAAACCTTCCAGCACCTGTGGCGAAGCGAGATCGGGCAGCACTTTTCCGATCGGCTCGTCGAGCGAGAGCTTGCCCTGTTCCACGAGTTGCATGCCGGCGGCCGTCGTAATCGCCTTGGTCATGGAAGCGATCCAGAACACGCTGTCGGCGGTCATGGCATCGTCCTTGGAGAGGTCGCGCTTGCCGAACGCGCCCTGGTAGATCACCTCATTGCCGGTCGCGGCCATCGCGACCACACCGGGAATTTCCTTCGCCTCGCATTTCTGCCGCAGAATCTGGTCGATCTCAGCCTTGCTTTGCATGGGTCACCTCCCGTTTGCTTTTTATGGAGTGGAACGATCTTCCTACCGGCCGTGTGATCCCGCAAGCGCTCGGCGAGCGCCGGCGCCAATGTCGCGATCTCGTGATGGGCAAGAGGGCGGGCAGCGGGCGCGCAGGGGCCACGGCACAAAACTGCAACACCTCCCCACAATTCGCGTGGAT belongs to Bradyrhizobium icense and includes:
- a CDS encoding AMP-binding protein, producing MTDTIHSYVSGISDASLLGDTIGGCLDRAAHRWSDRDALVSPSHGVRWTWKEFAGRVDALAAGFLALGLERGARIGVWSLNRPEWTLTQFAAAKAGLILVTINPAYRLSELEFALAKVGCAAIVTATAFKTSNYMEMLNTLLPELATSQPGELNATRLPQLRTVIQIGGPKCPGTIAFDDVARMGGARHREQLAELSKTLQFDDAVNIQFTSGTTGSPKGVTLTHHNILNNGYFVGRAMRLTEKDRICIPVPLYHCFGMVMGNLASVTLGAAMVYPGEGFDPLATLQTIEQEKCTALYGVPTMFIAELDHPEFARFDLKSLRTGIMAGAPCPIEVMKRVNNEMNMGEVTIAYGMTETSPVSFQSSTDDPLERRVSTVGRIHPHVEVKVVDLEGRVVPRGERGELCTRGYSVMLGYWDEAEKTADVLDANGWMHTGDLAVIDAEGYCNIVGRIKDMVIRGGENLYPREIEEFLYRHPKIQDVQIFGVADDRYGEELCAWIRTRPGDTLTADEVRAFCQGQIAHNKIPRYVEFVDEFPMTVTGKIQKFLMREAVEARLGLKAAKTA
- a CDS encoding serine hydrolase domain-containing protein — protein: MQSKAEIDQILRQKCEAKEIPGVVAMAATGNEVIYQGAFGKRDLSKDDAMTADSVFWIASMTKAITTAAGMQLVEQGKLSLDEPIGKVLPDLASPQVLEGFDATGEPKLRPATKPITLRHLMTHTAGFAYNMWSEVCATYLDKTGTPAITTCLNAALKTPIMSEPGTRWEYGTNIDFVGKAVEAVTGTRLDAYLRDNMLTPLGMNDTAFKITDSMRQRLVGMHARGEDGSLAPMPFELEQNPEFHMGGGGLYGTAGDYIKFTQMILNKGRGNGNQLLKPETVALMSQNNIGELTMGKMVTVAPIYTNDVDLYPDMVKKWGLSFLINTAKTPEGRSAGSLAWAGLANTYFWIDPARDVAGVILMQLLPFADARCLEAFAGFERGVYAGLDAGQKAA